The Pedobacter roseus genome contains a region encoding:
- the egtB gene encoding ergothioneine biosynthesis protein EgtB translates to MTLVEEYLQIRKYSEQICEPLQTEDYVVQPVVDVSPPKWHLGHTTWFFETFILKPFSVNYQVHNDDYNFVFNSYYETVGNRVIRTDRGNLSRPSVNEIYQYRAYVDEAMTKFLAAPLKDEVKELLILGFNHEQQHQELLLTDIKYILGNNPLFPVYSKGKKEVLANETAAGFINIPEGIYEIGYKGDDFSFDNELNRHKVYLHDFSISKTLVSNAQFLEFIKAGGYENFNYWHAEGWDWVKNNHITSPMYWHLIDEEWFNYTFAGLLPIDPDAPVSHLSYYEAYAYASWKGMRLPTEFEWEVAAKSFNWGERWEWTESAYLPYPGFSKAPGAIGEYNGKFMVSQKVLRGASIATPENHSRITYRNFFHPHLRWQYTGIRLVK, encoded by the coding sequence ATGACACTGGTAGAAGAATACTTACAGATTCGGAAATATTCCGAGCAGATTTGTGAACCTTTACAAACTGAAGATTATGTGGTGCAGCCTGTTGTAGATGTAAGTCCACCTAAGTGGCATTTGGGGCATACTACATGGTTCTTCGAAACCTTTATATTAAAGCCGTTTTCGGTTAACTACCAGGTACATAACGATGATTATAATTTTGTTTTTAATAGCTACTATGAAACTGTCGGTAACCGTGTAATCCGTACCGATCGGGGCAATTTAAGTCGGCCAAGCGTAAACGAAATTTATCAATACCGGGCTTATGTAGATGAAGCCATGACAAAATTTTTGGCTGCTCCCTTAAAAGATGAAGTAAAAGAGTTATTGATTTTAGGCTTTAACCACGAACAGCAGCATCAGGAACTCTTGCTAACGGATATTAAATATATTTTAGGCAATAATCCGCTTTTTCCAGTGTACTCGAAAGGCAAAAAAGAGGTTTTAGCCAATGAAACAGCAGCTGGTTTTATCAATATCCCGGAAGGAATTTATGAAATTGGGTACAAAGGAGACGATTTCAGCTTTGATAATGAATTAAACAGGCATAAGGTTTACCTGCACGATTTTTCTATTAGTAAAACATTGGTTAGCAATGCTCAATTTTTAGAATTTATCAAGGCGGGGGGATATGAAAATTTTAATTACTGGCATGCTGAAGGTTGGGATTGGGTAAAGAACAACCACATCACCTCGCCCATGTATTGGCATCTGATTGATGAAGAATGGTTTAATTACACTTTTGCCGGACTTTTACCAATTGATCCTGATGCGCCTGTAAGCCATTTAAGTTATTACGAAGCTTATGCCTACGCCAGCTGGAAAGGCATGCGTTTGCCAACCGAATTTGAATGGGAAGTAGCGGCAAAAAGCTTTAATTGGGGCGAAAGGTGGGAGTGGACTGAAAGCGCTTATCTCCCTTATCCTGGCTTTAGTAAAGCGCCAGGGGCCATTGGCGAATACAACGGCAAGTTTATGGTCAGTCAAAAGGTGCTCCGTGGAGCATCCATAGCCACCCCGGAAAATCATTCACGCATTACTTACCGAAATTTCTTTCATCCGCATTTAAGATGGCAATATACAGGCATACGCCTGGTAAAATAA
- a CDS encoding ABC transporter permease/substrate-binding protein: MNEQQQTLWQFMSGQSDKLLSQTLQHVGLTFISLILAIAIGLPLGILIARKRKLSGTVLGIAGVLQTVPSIALLGFMIPVLGIGAKPAIVALLIYALLPIIRNTYTGIIGIDQHVKEAARAMGMSKGQILLKVELPLAMPVILAGIRTATVINVGVATLASFIAAGGLGEFIFGGISLNNTNMILAGAIPAALLAIILDALLSLIQKMDFKKLRKALYIFPIVILVLGGFYALPTAYGSTLTAGFTPEFMGRQDGDLGLKSTYGLKIHTIVISDAVMYKAAFAKELDVISGYSTDGRLKAFDLKILKDDKNIFPPYYAAPIVREEALKQFPELEKALNLLAGKITDSIMTDLNYRTDYLHQQPERVAKDFLISNGLYKAPKNGHNGTVRIGSKIFGEQYILAEMYSMLIKGNTDYDVATKTGLGGTKICFDALMNDQIDFYPEYTGTGLLVLLQPNPKIAKEMAHDKEKTYNYVSAEFDKKFKIKWLKPIGFNNSYALMMRQKQSKELNVNSITDLKNYLDKN, translated from the coding sequence ATGAATGAGCAACAGCAAACCCTATGGCAGTTTATGTCCGGGCAATCTGATAAATTGCTCAGTCAAACTTTGCAGCATGTGGGATTAACCTTTATTTCTTTAATCCTAGCTATTGCCATTGGCTTGCCCTTAGGTATACTGATTGCCAGAAAAAGGAAACTTTCGGGAACGGTTTTGGGCATTGCAGGTGTATTGCAAACCGTACCCAGCATCGCTTTATTGGGTTTTATGATTCCCGTTTTAGGGATTGGTGCCAAACCGGCCATCGTTGCTCTGCTTATTTACGCCTTGTTACCGATTATCCGGAATACCTATACCGGCATTATTGGCATCGATCAGCATGTTAAAGAAGCTGCCAGGGCCATGGGGATGAGTAAAGGCCAGATTTTATTGAAAGTAGAATTGCCTCTCGCTATGCCCGTTATTTTGGCTGGTATCCGTACCGCAACCGTAATTAATGTGGGTGTGGCTACTTTGGCCTCATTTATCGCAGCGGGAGGCCTTGGCGAGTTTATTTTTGGCGGTATTTCGCTTAATAATACCAATATGATTTTAGCTGGGGCCATTCCAGCCGCTTTGTTGGCTATTATACTTGATGCTTTGCTTTCCCTAATCCAGAAAATGGATTTTAAGAAATTGAGGAAGGCTTTATACATTTTTCCAATTGTTATTTTGGTTTTGGGCGGTTTTTATGCTTTACCAACCGCCTATGGCTCTACTTTAACAGCCGGATTTACTCCCGAATTTATGGGCAGGCAGGATGGTGATCTCGGATTGAAATCAACCTATGGTTTAAAAATCCATACCATCGTGATCAGCGATGCGGTGATGTACAAAGCCGCTTTTGCAAAAGAACTGGATGTGATTAGCGGTTATTCTACCGATGGCCGTTTAAAAGCTTTCGATCTCAAAATTTTAAAAGATGATAAGAATATTTTTCCGCCTTATTATGCCGCGCCGATTGTTCGGGAGGAAGCCTTAAAACAATTCCCCGAACTGGAAAAAGCCCTGAATTTACTCGCCGGAAAAATTACAGATTCAATCATGACCGATCTGAATTACAGAACAGATTACCTCCATCAACAGCCAGAGCGGGTGGCGAAGGATTTCCTGATCAGCAATGGCTTATACAAAGCACCTAAAAATGGACATAATGGTACGGTGCGGATCGGTTCGAAGATTTTTGGTGAACAATATATTCTTGCCGAAATGTACAGCATGTTGATTAAAGGCAATACAGATTACGATGTTGCAACTAAAACCGGACTGGGCGGAACGAAAATCTGTTTTGATGCGCTGATGAACGATCAGATCGACTTTTATCCTGAATATACCGGAACAGGACTTCTGGTTTTGTTGCAGCCAAACCCAAAAATTGCAAAGGAAATGGCGCACGATAAAGAGAAAACTTACAATTATGTGAGTGCTGAATTTGATAAAAAATTTAAAATCAAGTGGCTTAAACCAATAGGTTTTAATAATTCTTACGCTTTAATGATGCGGCAAAAACAATCAAAAGAACTGAATGTTAATAGCATCACAGACCTCAAAAATTATTTAGATAAAAATTAA
- a CDS encoding ABC transporter ATP-binding protein produces MIELKGISKKFGDTQAVNHVSFKVAEKETLVLLGTSGCGKTTTLKMINRLIEPDSGQIFINGENITDQNPDGLRKGIGYVMQNIGLFPHYTIAENIALVPKLLKWEKEKIKTRTEELIQKLHLPESTLAMYPHELSGGQQQRVGLARALVSDPSVLLMDEPFGALDNVTRTSIQKEFKALEELKRKTIVMVTHDVQEAFELADRICLMDKGEVVQIGTPKELLYRPINDFARNFLAGQRLALEFKVINIQDIWTYLPEETIQDGESKSADLSIWEAMELLRNNNTSELFVSGADQAIKSINFGQLTKAFNQYQNAQLHE; encoded by the coding sequence ATGATCGAATTAAAAGGGATAAGTAAGAAATTTGGAGATACCCAGGCGGTAAATCATGTCTCTTTTAAGGTGGCCGAAAAGGAAACATTGGTACTGTTGGGTACCAGTGGTTGTGGTAAAACCACTACTTTGAAAATGATCAATCGTTTAATTGAACCCGATAGTGGCCAGATTTTTATTAATGGAGAAAACATCACCGATCAGAATCCTGATGGACTACGCAAGGGGATAGGTTACGTGATGCAGAATATCGGATTATTTCCGCATTATACCATTGCAGAGAATATTGCGCTTGTGCCTAAACTTTTGAAATGGGAGAAGGAAAAAATCAAAACCCGTACAGAGGAATTGATCCAAAAACTTCATTTGCCGGAAAGCACGCTGGCAATGTATCCGCATGAGTTAAGTGGCGGACAGCAACAGCGTGTAGGCCTGGCCCGTGCACTGGTTAGCGATCCATCAGTATTGTTAATGGATGAGCCCTTTGGAGCTTTAGATAACGTTACCCGTACCAGTATCCAAAAAGAATTTAAAGCGCTTGAAGAGTTGAAAAGGAAAACGATTGTGATGGTAACACATGATGTTCAGGAAGCTTTTGAACTGGCCGACCGAATCTGTTTAATGGATAAAGGTGAGGTGGTTCAGATTGGAACACCCAAAGAATTGTTGTATCGGCCAATAAACGATTTCGCAAGGAATTTTCTCGCAGGCCAAAGGCTCGCATTAGAGTTTAAAGTAATTAATATTCAGGATATCTGGACTTATTTACCTGAAGAAACTATTCAGGATGGAGAAAGTAAATCTGCTGATTTAAGTATTTGGGAAGCCATGGAATTATTAAGGAATAATAACACGTCTGAGCTTTTCGTTTCAGGTGCTGATCAGGCAATTAAATCGATCAATTTCGGGCAGTTAACCAAAGCATTTAACCAATACCAAAACGCACAGCTACATGAATGA
- a CDS encoding mercuric reductase translates to MKHYDAIIIGAGQAGTPLAKKLAEAGKKTAIIEKRLVGGTCINDGCTPTKAMIASAKAVYQAKKASALGVEIGSVKIDFKKIKQRKDDIVEQFRASSEKGINNTKGLRLIFGTAKFSAEKELTIALNDGGEEMVTADWIFINTGAKTAIPEIEGLDEIDYLTSTTILDIESVPEHLVVIGGNYIGLEFGQMFNRFGSKVTILEKSSGILAKEDQDIASALTEILTDEKIEIITDVKIDKISQDKKQLHLSIQSGKTKKNITASHVLIAAGRVPQTADLGLENCGVKLDDKGHVLVNEKLETNIKGIYALGDVKGGPAFTHIAYNDYTIVYRNLIEKTKYSIHDRPVPYCMFTDPQLGRIGISEKEAKEKKLNYKVALIPMSQVARGIETNETLGLMKAVVDADTKEILGAAILASEGGEIMSVLQMAMEGGITYDRIRYCVFAHPTYTESLNNLFMKLDK, encoded by the coding sequence ATGAAACATTACGACGCGATAATAATCGGAGCGGGGCAGGCAGGCACACCATTGGCTAAAAAACTTGCTGAAGCGGGTAAAAAAACAGCTATAATTGAAAAAAGATTAGTCGGGGGCACCTGTATCAACGATGGCTGTACGCCGACAAAAGCCATGATTGCTTCTGCTAAGGCCGTATATCAGGCTAAAAAAGCTTCAGCATTAGGTGTTGAGATTGGATCTGTCAAAATTGATTTTAAGAAGATAAAACAGCGAAAAGATGATATTGTAGAACAGTTTAGGGCATCATCAGAAAAGGGAATTAACAATACCAAAGGGCTCCGGCTCATTTTCGGAACAGCAAAATTTAGTGCAGAAAAAGAATTAACCATTGCCCTTAACGATGGTGGCGAAGAAATGGTGACTGCAGATTGGATTTTTATCAATACCGGCGCAAAAACGGCCATACCTGAGATAGAAGGATTAGATGAAATTGATTATCTTACATCGACAACAATTTTAGATATAGAAAGCGTTCCAGAGCACCTGGTGGTGATTGGTGGTAATTATATCGGACTGGAATTCGGGCAAATGTTTAATCGCTTTGGTAGTAAAGTAACCATTTTGGAAAAATCATCAGGCATATTGGCAAAAGAGGACCAGGACATTGCATCGGCCCTCACCGAAATCTTAACCGATGAAAAGATCGAAATTATTACCGATGTGAAGATTGATAAAATCAGTCAGGATAAAAAACAGCTTCATCTTTCAATCCAATCGGGTAAAACAAAAAAGAACATTACGGCAAGTCATGTATTAATCGCAGCCGGACGCGTACCACAAACTGCTGATTTAGGCCTCGAAAACTGTGGCGTAAAACTCGATGATAAAGGCCATGTGCTTGTGAATGAAAAGTTGGAAACTAATATTAAAGGAATTTATGCATTGGGTGATGTAAAAGGTGGACCTGCTTTCACCCATATTGCCTATAATGATTATACTATAGTTTACCGCAACCTGATTGAAAAGACGAAATATTCTATTCACGATCGTCCTGTGCCGTATTGCATGTTTACTGATCCTCAGCTTGGTAGGATAGGTATTTCAGAAAAAGAGGCAAAAGAGAAGAAATTGAATTATAAAGTTGCCTTGATCCCAATGTCGCAGGTGGCCCGTGGCATCGAAACCAATGAAACGTTAGGACTGATGAAAGCAGTTGTAGATGCTGACACGAAGGAGATTTTGGGTGCAGCTATCCTGGCTTCAGAAGGTGGAGAGATTATGTCTGTGCTCCAAATGGCCATGGAGGGCGGTATCACCTACGATAGGATCAGGTATTGTGTTTTTGCACATCCAACCTATACCGAATCGCTGAATAACCTGTTTATGAAACTCGATAAATAA
- a CDS encoding M1 family metallopeptidase — MNIITKYFSLFFLLSSTAFAQQAGLKIAVEPGVSLALANARSASISGIQYQLHFTIPAEQTAPIQSTESIDLKLNKLNQLQIDFKQNADHLKTLTVNGKAIAIEFKDEHILINQQYLKVGNNHIEIAFIAGNESLNRNKDFLYALFVPDHARTVFPCFDQPDLKANFLLSLTVPTDWKVMANAVKNDSLKQANAITYHFKNSDKLPTYLFSFTAGKYIHLTKKMKDREMEFLHRETDSAKIKLSVDSIFVAHRDAIDFLEDWTSIKYPFQKIGFVGVPDFQFGGMEHPGEVQYKASALFLDQGATKDQFISRSNLISHETAHMWFGDLVTMKWFNDVWMKEVFANFMADKVTEKLMGKSTFDLKFLQDHYPAAYGVDRTLGANPIRQQLDNLQEAGSMYGNIIYHKAPIMMRQLELLMGKENFQKGIREYLKKYAYSNATWNDLIAILSKYTKSDLYSWNKVWVNEPGRPVFTYEIKYEGDKISNLSFNQIGEVGGQRVWPQSFTIKLVYPAYSKVLTVNSMTAKTIVAEANGLPKPQYILFNANGAGYGLFPVDKQMMADVYHITDPLERASAYINTYENMLSGKGFKPYELLVILLKGIAVEKNEMNLRLLTGYMTNIYWTFLKADKRESINVLMEKTIWSALEKEQLANNKKILFNAYQNIYQSPEAGKRLYDIWLKQSAPEGVKLQEDDYSSLALTLALKTDTVNTILKEQLSRTKNEDRKNRLIYLMPALSLDVKERDNFFNGLKERKNRQKEAWVSTALAYLHHPIRQVTSEKYLGESLELLTEIQKTGDIFFPQSWLAAIFSSYNGKKAYAVVQDFLKSHPDYNPKLKDKILQTTDNLKRAQQIVN; from the coding sequence ATGAACATCATCACAAAATATTTTAGCCTTTTCTTTCTTTTAAGTTCTACCGCTTTTGCACAGCAGGCCGGACTGAAAATAGCGGTTGAGCCAGGGGTTTCGCTTGCACTGGCAAATGCCCGAAGTGCCAGCATCAGCGGCATTCAGTATCAGCTCCATTTTACTATTCCTGCTGAACAAACAGCTCCGATTCAATCAACAGAAAGTATTGATTTAAAGCTGAATAAATTAAATCAGTTACAAATTGACTTTAAGCAAAATGCCGATCATTTAAAAACGCTTACCGTTAATGGGAAAGCCATAGCCATCGAATTTAAGGACGAGCATATCCTCATTAATCAGCAATATTTAAAGGTGGGCAATAACCACATCGAAATTGCTTTCATTGCGGGTAATGAGTCGTTGAACAGGAATAAGGATTTCCTGTACGCACTTTTTGTGCCCGATCACGCCAGAACGGTATTTCCTTGTTTCGATCAACCTGATTTAAAAGCTAATTTTTTACTTTCGTTAACTGTTCCAACTGATTGGAAAGTAATGGCTAATGCGGTTAAGAACGATTCGTTGAAACAGGCGAATGCGATAACTTATCATTTTAAAAATTCTGATAAACTACCCACTTATTTATTCTCATTTACGGCGGGAAAATATATTCACCTGACTAAGAAAATGAAAGACCGTGAAATGGAATTTCTTCACCGTGAAACTGATTCCGCAAAAATTAAACTCAGTGTCGATTCTATTTTTGTAGCCCACCGTGATGCCATTGATTTTTTAGAGGATTGGACATCGATAAAATATCCTTTTCAAAAAATAGGTTTTGTAGGCGTTCCCGATTTTCAGTTTGGCGGTATGGAGCATCCAGGCGAGGTACAATATAAAGCATCAGCTTTGTTTTTGGATCAGGGCGCAACCAAAGATCAGTTTATTTCGCGATCGAACCTCATTTCACACGAAACTGCACACATGTGGTTTGGCGATCTGGTAACCATGAAATGGTTTAATGATGTTTGGATGAAAGAGGTATTTGCCAATTTTATGGCTGATAAAGTAACCGAAAAGCTGATGGGCAAGAGTACTTTCGATCTTAAATTCCTTCAGGATCATTATCCTGCAGCTTATGGTGTAGACAGGACATTAGGCGCTAATCCCATCCGTCAGCAATTGGATAACCTCCAGGAGGCCGGCTCGATGTACGGCAATATCATTTACCATAAAGCGCCTATCATGATGCGTCAGTTGGAATTGTTAATGGGCAAAGAGAACTTTCAAAAAGGAATCAGGGAATACCTGAAAAAATATGCCTACAGCAATGCTACATGGAACGATCTGATTGCTATTTTAAGCAAATACACTAAAAGTGATTTATACAGTTGGAATAAAGTTTGGGTAAATGAACCTGGCAGACCGGTTTTTACTTACGAAATTAAATACGAAGGTGATAAAATTAGTAATTTAAGCTTTAATCAAATTGGCGAAGTTGGCGGACAAAGGGTATGGCCACAATCTTTTACCATAAAGCTGGTTTATCCTGCATATAGCAAAGTTTTGACTGTTAATTCCATGACGGCCAAAACGATTGTAGCAGAAGCAAATGGCCTTCCAAAACCGCAATATATTTTGTTTAACGCTAATGGGGCAGGTTATGGTCTCTTTCCCGTCGATAAACAGATGATGGCTGATGTTTATCATATTACCGATCCATTGGAACGGGCCTCAGCTTACATTAACACTTATGAAAATATGCTTTCGGGCAAAGGTTTTAAGCCTTATGAACTCCTGGTGATATTGCTTAAAGGAATTGCGGTAGAGAAAAACGAAATGAATCTGCGCTTGCTCACCGGTTATATGACCAATATTTACTGGACATTCCTGAAGGCAGATAAGCGGGAATCTATTAACGTTTTAATGGAGAAAACCATTTGGAGCGCCTTAGAAAAAGAGCAACTGGCAAACAATAAGAAAATTCTGTTTAATGCATACCAGAACATTTATCAAAGCCCCGAAGCAGGAAAACGTTTATATGATATCTGGTTAAAACAATCAGCCCCAGAGGGTGTGAAACTTCAGGAAGATGATTATAGTTCGCTGGCTTTAACTTTAGCGCTTAAAACAGATACGGTTAATACCATCTTAAAAGAGCAGCTATCGCGGACAAAAAATGAAGACCGTAAAAACCGTCTCATTTATTTAATGCCTGCGCTATCGTTAGACGTGAAGGAGCGGGATAATTTTTTCAATGGCTTAAAAGAGCGTAAGAATCGCCAAAAAGAAGCTTGGGTAAGCACTGCTTTGGCTTATTTGCATCATCCGATCAGACAGGTTACCTCAGAAAAATACCTTGGAGAGAGTTTGGAGTTGTTGACAGAAATACAAAAAACCGGAGATATATTTTTCCCTCAATCATGGTTAGCTGCTATATTTTCGAGCTATAATGGTAAAAAGGCTTATGCTGTTGTACAGGATTTTTTAAAATCTCACCCTGATTACAACCCCAAACTAAAAGATAAAATTTTGCAGACCACCGATAACCTTAAAAGGGCACAGCAGATTGTGAACTAA
- a CDS encoding NRAMP family divalent metal transporter, whose translation MKPKYNWSVLLGAAFLMASSAIGPGFLTQTAVFTQQLGASFAFVILLSIILDAIAQLNIWRIIAVADKPAQDIANKVFPGLGYFISFLVFLGGLAFNIGNIAGAGLGLNVLFGISVGQGAVISAIMAIGIFIYKEAGKAMDVFAKTMGLIKIVLALIIAYTSSPPLAEAALRAVNPTQFSFTAVLTIVGGTVGGYITFSGAHRLLDARQTGIQNLGAVNKGALSAIGLASVMRLLLFIAALGVVSKGFTLDPSNPAASVFKLASGEIGYKIFGVVIWAAGISSVVGSAYTSISFIKTFHPLILKFNREIIIAFISISCVIFILIGKPVKILLAVGAINGFILPIALGIMLIAAYRTKIIANYKQPIWLTLTGLAVVITMVWMSYGTILQMINGE comes from the coding sequence ATGAAGCCAAAATACAATTGGAGTGTACTGTTAGGAGCCGCTTTTTTAATGGCCTCATCGGCTATCGGACCAGGCTTTTTAACACAAACGGCTGTTTTTACACAGCAATTAGGTGCAAGCTTTGCTTTTGTTATCCTGCTTTCCATCATTTTAGATGCCATTGCACAACTGAACATCTGGCGGATTATTGCTGTTGCAGATAAACCTGCACAGGATATTGCCAACAAAGTATTTCCAGGTTTAGGTTATTTTATTTCTTTTCTGGTTTTTCTGGGTGGACTGGCCTTTAATATCGGCAATATTGCAGGCGCAGGTTTAGGTTTAAATGTGCTGTTCGGCATCAGTGTAGGTCAGGGTGCGGTAATCAGCGCTATTATGGCTATTGGGATTTTTATCTATAAAGAAGCAGGTAAGGCCATGGATGTTTTTGCCAAAACCATGGGACTGATTAAAATTGTACTGGCATTAATCATCGCTTATACCAGTTCGCCACCATTGGCAGAAGCCGCGTTAAGGGCGGTAAATCCTACCCAGTTTAGTTTTACAGCGGTACTCACCATAGTAGGCGGTACCGTAGGCGGTTACATTACCTTTTCGGGTGCCCACCGTTTATTGGATGCGAGGCAAACCGGAATCCAAAACCTGGGTGCCGTAAACAAAGGCGCACTAAGCGCAATAGGTTTGGCTTCTGTGATGCGTTTACTATTATTTATTGCCGCTTTAGGGGTGGTAAGTAAAGGATTTACTTTAGATCCTTCCAATCCGGCAGCATCAGTATTTAAACTGGCCAGTGGTGAAATCGGTTATAAGATTTTTGGGGTAGTGATTTGGGCAGCAGGGATATCTTCGGTAGTAGGCTCGGCTTATACGTCTATCTCATTTATTAAAACTTTCCATCCACTCATTTTAAAATTCAACCGGGAAATTATTATTGCCTTTATATCCATTTCCTGCGTTATTTTTATCCTGATTGGTAAACCCGTTAAAATATTGCTTGCTGTTGGTGCAATTAACGGTTTTATTTTGCCCATTGCCCTGGGGATAATGCTTATTGCCGCCTATAGAACAAAAATAATTGCAAATTATAAGCAGCCTATCTGGTTAACGCTAACGGGCCTGGCTGTGGTAATTACCATGGTTTGGATGAGTTATGGTACCATTTTACAAATGATTAACGGAGAATAA
- a CDS encoding 5-oxoprolinase subunit PxpA, producing MIDLNCDMGEAYGNYAMPNDDRLMDYISSANIACGFHAGDPAVMQQTVALAIKKGVAIGAHPGLPDLQGFGRREMKITATEAYQLTLYQIGALSAFVIAAGGKLNHVKAHGALYNMAAKDATLAKAIVQAVYDFDPDLMLYALAGSKMITEAKEKGIVTASEVFADRTYQDDGTLTPRSNHNAMVTSEEDAINQVLNFALKQEVNSITGNRIKVVAETVCLHGDGEHALAFAKLIAERLKKEGISIKAPNR from the coding sequence ATGGGAACTATGCGATGCCCAATGATGATCGACTGATGGATTATATTTCATCTGCAAACATTGCCTGTGGTTTTCATGCCGGCGATCCTGCTGTAATGCAACAAACGGTTGCTTTGGCCATCAAAAAAGGGGTAGCTATTGGCGCGCATCCCGGTTTGCCCGATCTGCAGGGTTTTGGTCGCAGAGAAATGAAGATCACTGCAACTGAAGCTTATCAGCTAACCTTGTATCAAATTGGTGCTTTAAGTGCTTTTGTTATAGCCGCGGGTGGTAAATTGAATCATGTTAAAGCACATGGTGCGCTTTATAACATGGCGGCAAAAGATGCAACATTGGCCAAAGCGATTGTTCAGGCCGTTTACGATTTCGACCCTGACTTGATGCTTTATGCTTTAGCCGGGAGTAAAATGATTACTGAAGCAAAAGAAAAAGGAATTGTAACGGCATCAGAAGTTTTTGCCGATCGTACTTATCAGGATGATGGTACACTTACGCCGCGTTCGAATCATAATGCGATGGTAACCAGTGAAGAAGATGCCATCAACCAGGTTTTAAATTTTGCTTTAAAACAAGAAGTAAACAGTATAACGGGTAACCGCATTAAGGTTGTTGCTGAAACAGTTTGCCTGCATGGCGATGGCGAACATGCCTTAGCTTTTGCCAAACTCATTGCTGAAAGGTTAAAAAAAGAAGGTATTTCCATTAAAGCGCCAAACCGATGA